Proteins found in one Mixophyes fleayi isolate aMixFle1 chromosome 8, aMixFle1.hap1, whole genome shotgun sequence genomic segment:
- the FAM78B gene encoding protein FAM78B isoform X2: protein MSSWELPDLREGRVKAISDSDGVSYPWYGNTTETVTLMGPTNKISRFSVSMNDNFYPSVTWAVPVSESNVPLLTRIKRDQSFTTWLVAMNSNTKEKIILQTIKWRMRVDIEVDPLQMLGKRARLVGRTQQEQPRILSRMEPIPPNSLVKPNANDAQVLMWRPKRGQPAIVIPPK from the coding sequence GTCAAGCTGGGAGCTCCCTGATTTGAGAGAAGGACGGGTAAAAGCCATCAGTGATTCAGACGGTGTAAGCTACCCTTGGTATGGGAATACCACTGAAACTGTGACCCTTATGGGTCCTACTAACAAAATTTCCAGGTTCTCCGTCAGCATGAATGACAACTTTTACCCCAGTGTGACGTGGGCAGTGCCTGTGAGTGAAAGCAATGTACCGTTGCTCACCAGAATCAAAAGAGACCAAAGTTTTACAACCTGGTTGGTAGCTATGAATTCAAACACCAAGGAGAAGATAATTCTTCAAACAATAAAATGGAGGATGAGGGTAGATATTGAGGTGGATCCATTGCAAATGTTGGGTAAGCGGGCCAGATTGGTGGGTAGGACTCAGCAGGAGCAGCCAAGGATTTTAAGTCGCATGGAGCCAATCCCACCCAATTCACTGGTAAAACCTAATGCTAATGATGCACAGGTGCTAATGTGGAGACCGAAAAGGGGACAACCTGCAATAGTTATTCCTCCTAAGTAG